The Kribbella shirazensis genomic interval GTACCGCCAGGCGACGCGTGGTCTGCCGAGCAGGAAGATCGCGGGGACGGCGGCGAAGAAGAACCGCAGCGCGGAGAGCAGCAGCGGCGGCATGCCCTCGAGGCCGACCTCGATGACGACGAAGTTGATGCCCCAGACCAGGACGACGGCGAGCGCGAGCAGCAGGTCACGAGGCTTCATGCCGTCCAGTGTCAGCGGCGCTACACTTAAGGACCAGCACTGATTACTACCGCTATCGATGCAGGAGTGCTACATGATCGATCTCGGGCGGCTGCGTGCCCTGCATGCCGTGGCGCAGTACGGATCGGTCAACCGCGCGGCCGAGGTCCTCGGCTACACACCGTCGGCGGTCTCGCAGCAGCTCGCGAAGCTGGAGCGTGAAACGCGGACGACGCTGGTCGAGCGGCAGGGGCGCGGGATCGTGCTGACCGACGCCGCGCGGCAGCTGGCCGCGACGGCGGCGCGGATCCTCGAGCTGGTCGAGGACGCGGAGCTGACGCTGGAGGAGCAGCGCGGGCAGGCGATCGGGACGCTCGGCATCGCCGCGTTCCCGACCGCGGCGCGCGGGCTGCTGCCGCCGGCGCTCGCGCGACTGATCGATGGTCATGAGCAGCTGGACGTCCGCGTGCTGGAGACCGATCCGTTCGAGGCGGTGGCCGCGGTCAACCGTGGTGAGATCGACATCGCGATCGTCCACGACTGGCACAACACCCCACTCGGCCTGCCCGAGGGACTGTCGCGCGTGAAGCTGGGCGTCGACCCCGCGGATGTTCTCGTACCGGCCACGCATCGCCTGGCAGGCAAGGAGTTCGTCCGCGCGGAGGACCTGGTCGGCGAGCGCTGGATCTGCCAGCCAGCCGGATCGATCTGCTACGAGTGGCTGGTCCGGACGATGCGCCGCGCCGGCGTCGAGCCGGAAGTCGCGTACTCGGTCGCGGAGTACCAGACCCAGCTCGCGATGCTCGCGCGCGGCATCGGCATCGGCCTGCTCCCCCGGCTCGGGCGCGGACCGGTCCCCGACGGCGTGGTCGTCGTACCGCTGCAGCCCGCGCCGAGCCGCCGCCTGTACGCCGTCTGGCGCACAACAACCTCGCGCCGCCCGGCGATCGCCGTCACGCTCGCCACCCTCAAGGCAGCATGGCCGGACCGCGACACGGCCTGATCACTGTGATCGTTTGAGCCTTCGGCGGGGGATCACATCCAGCGACCAGTTGACAGCGTTCCGCGTCTGCCGCTACGTTCACGGAACTATTAGGAAACCTTCCTAATCATCATCCTCCCCGACGCCCCCTCGGAGGAAAGTTCATGATTCGTTCGCTGATGGCCGGCGCCCTGCTGGCCGCATCCACCCTGCTGCCCGTCACGGCGCAGGCCCAGACCCAGACCGTTGCCGACACCCCGGTCGGCCGTAACGGCCAGCTGCACGTCTGCGGCACCAAGCTCTGCAACGAGCGCAACGAGCCCGTCCAGTTGCGCGGCATGAGCACCCACGGTCTGCAGTGGTACGCCAACTGCGTCAAGACCGCCTCGCTGGACGCGCTGGCCTACGACTGGAAGGCCGACATCCTGCGCATCTCGATGTACGTCCAGGAAGGAGGCTACGAGACCGACCCGGCCGGGTTCACCGACATGGTGAGCAACTACATCGACGAGGCGACCGCCCGCGGCATGTACGCGCTGGTCGACTGGCACCAACTCGACCCCGGCGACCCGAACGAGAACCTCGCCCTGGCGAAGCAGTTCTTCACCGAGATCGCCGAGCGCCACCAGGACAAGAACAACATCATCTACGACATCGCCAACGAGCCGAACGGCGTCAGCTGGGACGGCATCAAGTCGTACGCCGAACAGATGGTGCCGGTGATCCGGGCCAAGGACCCCGACAGCGTGATCTTCGTCGGCACCCACGGCTGGGCGTCGCTCGGCGTCTCCGACGGCCGCAGCGAGGCCGACATCGTCGGCAACCCGGTGAACGCATCGAACCTGATGTACACGTTCCACTTCTACGCCGCCTCGCACCAGCAGGAGTACTTCGACGCCCTGTCCCGCGCGGCGGACCAGATCCCGTTGTTCGTCACGGAGTTCGGCACCCAGACCTACACCGGTGACGGCGGCAACGACTTCACCTGGTCGCAGAAGTACCTGGACTTCCTGGAGAGCAAGAAGATCGGCTGGACGAACTGGAACTTCTCCGACGACTTCCGCTCCGGCGCCGTCTTCAAGGAAGGCACCTGCGCCGGCAACACCTTCACCGGTACGTCGGTACTGAAACCGGCCGGCGTCTGGGTCCGGGACAAGATCCTCAACCGCACCGCCGCCACGGACACCACCGACGTCAGCACCGCCGCCGAACTG includes:
- a CDS encoding LysR family transcriptional regulator: MIDLGRLRALHAVAQYGSVNRAAEVLGYTPSAVSQQLAKLERETRTTLVERQGRGIVLTDAARQLAATAARILELVEDAELTLEEQRGQAIGTLGIAAFPTAARGLLPPALARLIDGHEQLDVRVLETDPFEAVAAVNRGEIDIAIVHDWHNTPLGLPEGLSRVKLGVDPADVLVPATHRLAGKEFVRAEDLVGERWICQPAGSICYEWLVRTMRRAGVEPEVAYSVAEYQTQLAMLARGIGIGLLPRLGRGPVPDGVVVVPLQPAPSRRLYAVWRTTTSRRPAIAVTLATLKAAWPDRDTA
- a CDS encoding cellulase family glycosylhydrolase gives rise to the protein MIRSLMAGALLAASTLLPVTAQAQTQTVADTPVGRNGQLHVCGTKLCNERNEPVQLRGMSTHGLQWYANCVKTASLDALAYDWKADILRISMYVQEGGYETDPAGFTDMVSNYIDEATARGMYALVDWHQLDPGDPNENLALAKQFFTEIAERHQDKNNIIYDIANEPNGVSWDGIKSYAEQMVPVIRAKDPDSVIFVGTHGWASLGVSDGRSEADIVGNPVNASNLMYTFHFYAASHQQEYFDALSRAADQIPLFVTEFGTQTYTGDGGNDFTWSQKYLDFLESKKIGWTNWNFSDDFRSGAVFKEGTCAGNTFTGTSVLKPAGVWVRDKILNRTAATDTTDVSTAAELKDALATAKPGDTIKLADGTYTGNFKTTVDGTSSAPITLTGSPGAVLKAGGGYGLHLNGASYWNVKGITVTGGQKGIMIDSATRVTIDGVTVHDLDMEGVHFRNSSTYGVIKNSRIYDTGNDGRGMGEGVYVGSAGGTSDRSDHVQIIGNTIGPDVGGEAIDLKEGTTGGLVSGNSFDGSGLTGANYDDSWVDVKGNNYVIENNTGKNTTNNGFETHTQQSGWGCGTVFRDNHSDLTGATGSGRYAFNITNYNASSCKVTVASSNTRTGGRALTNPGIPVT